Proteins encoded by one window of Procambarus clarkii isolate CNS0578487 chromosome 92, FALCON_Pclarkii_2.0, whole genome shotgun sequence:
- the LOC123775087 gene encoding DNA primase large subunit-like: MEFGGRRIRKNRRIEIELSYPSTLQFYSSPPSGNVSLAEFDEMAVERLKILRCVERLNLSGHIKNSDDWMNKLYDEFAKHKYFIHTAEKISSNKRDEVEAARRRDHVSHFVLRLAYCRTEDLRRWFIAHETDLFRARFIHCSKNGTDIKNFMMSNNLHFTPITSEEVQNERENLIAGTYNISSGDMLEGRIFYKVPFIEALELVRQRKIYLNGGYAYVPDTDLVTLVTASFRSNLSHALATTNRALPQLEDDERLMKLLQDFDKRYTGNDYSQKKNSENLRITPDMIDQLASKSFPLCMRQLNDTLRTTHHLRHGGRLSYGLFLKAAGLSLEDALYFWRSHFTKTMDVDKFEKQYAYNIRFNYGKEGKRTDYTPYSCLKIIMTSIGSGDAHGCPFKHTDAPILKQRLTSFQVPQQAINEIMELVSKNHYQIACQRYWEATHNSQMEAGINHPNQYFEESYKVLHGLSQSSQAKKTPQVRMNRSVMYSSQSLSQPTQMSSQSTQGSTQDDTTPADMDSTMFDDDMDSAMLEQYMETSKA; the protein is encoded by the exons ATGGAATTCGGAGGCCGAAGAATTCGCAAGAATCGGCGAATAGAAATTGAGCTGTCATATCCATCTACCCTCCAGTTCTATTCCTCGCCGCCGTCAGGAAATGTTTCACTGGCTGAATTTGATGAGATGGCAGTTGAGAGATTGAAGA TTTTGAGATGTGTTGAGCGTTTGAACCTCAGTGGCCATATCAAGAACTCCGATGACTGGATGAATAAGCTGTATGATGAATTTGCAAAGcacaaatattttattcatactgCT GAAAAGATATCAAGTAATAAAAGAGATGAGGTTGAGGCAGCAAGACGACGTGACCATGTGTCCCACTTCGTGCTGCGTCTGGCTTACTGCCGCACAGAAGATCTTCGACGTTGGTTCATCGCTCACGAAACAGACTTATTTCGTGCTCGCTTTATCCATTGTTCCAAGAATGGAACCGATATTAAAAACTTCATGATGAGTAATAATCTTCATTTTACACCA attaCTTCAGAAGAAGTACAAAACGAAAGGGAAAATTTGATAGCTGGAACATACAACATAAGCAGCGGTGACATGCTGGAAGGCCGAATATTTTACAAG GTGCCATTTATAGAAGCCCTGGAGCTAGTGAGACAAAGAAAAATTTACCTGAACGGTGGGTATGCGTATGTTCCCGATACTGACCTGGTTACCCTAGTTACAGCTTCATTCAGAAGTAATCTCTCTCATGCACTGGCG ACAACAAATAGAGCGCTTCCGCAGCTAGAGGATGATGAACGCTTGATGAAACTCCTACAGGACTTTGACAAGCGGTACACTGGTAATGACTACTCACAGAAGAAAAATTCTGAAAATCTTCGCATAACACCAGATATGATTGACCAGCTTGCCAGCAAGTCTTTTCCATTGTGCATGCGTCAATTAAATGACACGCTAAGAACGACTCACCATCTACGCCACGGTGGGCGTCTTTCATATGGGTTGTTCCTCAAGGCTGCAGGATTGAGCTTAGAAGATGCTCTGTACTTTTGGAGATCTCATTTTACAAAGACGATGGACGTAGATAAG TTTGAGAAGCAGTACGCATACAATATCCGTTTCAACTATGGAAAAGAAGGAAAGAGAACAGACTATACTCCGTACAGCTGCTTGAAGATCATCATGACCAGCATAGGATCCGGTGATGCCCATGGTTGTCCCTTCAAACACACGGACGCTCCTATATTGAAGCAACGTCTCACTAGCTTCCAAGTCCCACAACAAG CTATTAATGAAATTATGGAATTGGTAAGCAAGAACCATTATCAGATAGCTTGTCAGCGGTACTGGGAagccactcacaattctcaaatgGAGGCTGGAATTAATCATCCTAACCAGTACTTTGAAGAGAGCTACAAAGTTTTACACGGACTCTCCCAGTCAAGTCAAG CCAAGAAGACACCGCAGGTGAGAATGAATCGTTCTGTCATGTATTCTTCTCAGTCTTTGAGTCAGCCAACACAAATGTCATCCCAGTCCACGCAAGGTTCTACCCAAGACGACACCACTCCCGCAGATATGGATTCTACGATGTTTGATGATGACATGGACTCGGCAATGCTGGAACAGTATATGGAAACGTCGAAAGCTTGA